In the genome of Ignavibacteriota bacterium, one region contains:
- the hisA gene encoding 1-(5-phosphoribosyl)-5-[(5-phosphoribosylamino)methylideneamino]imidazole-4-carboxamide isomerase — translation MLIIPAIDIIDGKVVRLSKGEYNSVVNYNIDPIEQAKIYNEFGFEWLHVVDLSGSKDGKIETIKIIEEIKKTTKLKIEFGGGIRSLNDVIDLYNIGVEGIIIGSLSITNKNEFESIFDKIEPSKIIIAADVLDYQIRIKGWTENSNIHLFDHIEYCSKLKIDNFLCTDIAVDGMLTGPSYNLYKSVAEKYPNIKLTASGGVSSIHEILQLKYLPLRGVVIGKAIYENKINLEELAKLAL, via the coding sequence ATGTTAATTATACCTGCAATCGATATTATTGACGGAAAAGTTGTAAGACTTTCCAAAGGAGAATATAATTCAGTTGTAAATTATAATATTGATCCAATTGAACAGGCAAAAATTTATAACGAATTTGGTTTCGAATGGCTTCATGTTGTTGATCTTTCCGGTTCAAAAGATGGAAAAATTGAGACGATAAAAATAATTGAAGAAATTAAAAAAACAACTAAATTGAAAATTGAATTCGGCGGTGGAATTAGATCGTTAAATGACGTAATTGATCTTTACAATATTGGTGTTGAGGGAATAATAATAGGATCATTATCAATTACGAATAAAAATGAATTCGAATCAATTTTTGATAAAATTGAGCCATCTAAAATTATTATTGCGGCAGATGTTTTAGATTATCAAATTAGAATAAAGGGTTGGACAGAAAACTCTAATATACATTTGTTTGATCATATTGAATACTGCAGTAAATTAAAAATAGATAATTTTCTTTGTACCGATATTGCCGTCGACGGAATGCTGACCGGACCAAGCTACAATTTATATAAATCCGTAGCTGAAAAATATCCGAATATTAAATTAACGGCTTCGGGCGGAGTAAGCAGCATTCATGAAATTTTGCAATTAAAATATTTGCCATTGCGCGGCGTTGTAATTGGCAAAGCAATTTATGAAAATAAAATAAATTTAGAGGAGCTGGCAAAACTTGCTTTGTAA
- the hisD gene encoding histidinol dehydrogenase produces the protein MKTIIFSKLSKKNKSSILQRPSIDMTKTYQIVQPILADIKKNGIKSVVQYAKKFDGFSSNQIKVTENEINNSEKNVTNDYKKAIRVAVKNITKFHKEQLPKNYSIETMRGIKCSREFKAIENVGLYIPGGTAILPSTLMMLAIPAKIAGCKKIIVCSPTKKNMTPEVLYVAKLLGIKDIYKVGGAQAIGLMAYGTEEISKVDKIFGPGNQFVAAAKALVSIDPNGCAIDMIAGPSELLVIADDSADPKFIASDLLSQAEHGNDSQVILCTTSIHLSRKVAQEIKVQTENLERKEFVKGSLDNSFIIVFDKIDDAIEFSNSYAPEHLILNFINVKSKLSKIRNAGSVFVGQYSPESVGDYASGTNHSLPTYGYAKSIGGVSVEQFMKGITFQQLSKEGLFNISKSVIELANTEKLQAHANAVKIRLIK, from the coding sequence ATGAAAACAATAATTTTCAGCAAACTTAGCAAAAAAAATAAAAGTTCAATTCTACAACGTCCGTCAATTGATATGACTAAAACATATCAAATAGTTCAGCCTATTTTAGCTGATATAAAGAAAAACGGAATTAAAAGTGTTGTTCAATACGCAAAAAAATTTGATGGGTTTTCAAGTAATCAAATTAAAGTAACTGAAAATGAAATAAATAATAGTGAAAAAAATGTAACAAACGATTATAAAAAAGCAATTAGAGTCGCGGTAAAAAATATAACTAAATTCCACAAAGAACAATTGCCAAAAAATTATTCCATTGAAACAATGCGAGGAATAAAATGCTCAAGAGAATTTAAAGCTATTGAAAATGTCGGATTATACATTCCAGGCGGAACGGCAATTTTACCATCAACTTTAATGATGTTGGCAATTCCCGCGAAAATAGCCGGTTGTAAGAAAATAATTGTGTGCTCACCTACAAAAAAAAATATGACTCCCGAAGTTTTATATGTGGCAAAATTATTGGGTATCAAGGATATTTATAAAGTCGGAGGAGCTCAAGCAATTGGTTTAATGGCTTATGGAACAGAGGAAATATCAAAAGTTGATAAAATATTCGGACCGGGAAATCAATTTGTAGCAGCGGCAAAAGCTTTAGTAAGTATTGATCCAAATGGCTGCGCGATTGATATGATAGCCGGACCAAGTGAGTTATTAGTAATCGCTGATGATTCTGCCGATCCAAAATTTATAGCTTCGGATTTGCTCTCACAAGCTGAACACGGAAATGATTCGCAAGTTATATTGTGTACAACAAGTATTCATTTAAGCAGAAAAGTCGCGCAGGAAATAAAAGTCCAAACAGAAAATCTTGAACGAAAGGAATTTGTTAAAGGTTCTTTGGATAATTCATTTATAATTGTTTTTGATAAAATTGATGACGCGATTGAGTTTAGTAATTCTTACGCTCCTGAACATCTAATTCTAAATTTTATAAATGTTAAATCAAAATTATCAAAAATACGAAATGCGGGCTCTGTGTTTGTCGGACAATATTCACCCGAAAGTGTTGGGGATTATGCGTCGGGAACAAATCATTCACTGCCTACTTACGGTTATGCAAAATCAATAGGCGGTGTTTCAGTAGAACAATTTATGAAAGGAATAACTTTTCAGCAATTAAGTAAGGAAGGATTGTTTAATATTTCTAAATCCGTTATTGAATTAGCTAATACTGAAAAGCTGCAAGCTCATGCAAACGCGGTTAAAATTAGGTTAATAAAATGA
- a CDS encoding esterase family protein yields the protein MKREIHKWYSPSLFKDMEIAVYGHYGTPLLMFPTAGADFLEYERFQLIDSISWFINEGKFKVFSINSINNESWLNNSIYPPHKSLRHGQYNQYIIEEVVPFIYNNCSSIVPIITTGASLGAYHAANTFFRSPSVFRGTIAMSGVYDLKYYAKGYYDDHVYFNSPIDFLPNSFDENYLNQMRNNLGIIIASGQGEFEDPSSSIRLSNILNSKNIQHWLDLWGFDVKHDWPTWRNMLPYFLSKF from the coding sequence ATGAAAAGAGAAATCCATAAATGGTATAGTCCAAGTTTGTTTAAAGATATGGAAATTGCGGTTTACGGTCATTACGGAACTCCATTGTTAATGTTTCCAACTGCGGGAGCTGATTTTTTAGAATATGAAAGATTTCAATTAATTGATTCAATTTCGTGGTTTATTAACGAAGGCAAATTTAAGGTTTTTTCAATCAATAGCATCAATAACGAATCATGGCTGAATAATTCTATTTATCCTCCTCACAAATCATTACGGCACGGGCAATATAATCAATACATAATTGAAGAAGTTGTGCCTTTTATTTATAATAATTGTAGCAGCATTGTACCAATAATAACAACCGGTGCTTCACTTGGCGCTTATCACGCCGCAAATACTTTTTTTAGATCACCATCGGTTTTCAGAGGAACTATTGCGATGAGCGGTGTTTATGATCTGAAATATTATGCAAAAGGTTATTATGATGATCATGTGTATTTTAATTCGCCAATAGATTTTCTGCCCAACTCTTTTGATGAAAATTATTTGAATCAAATGAGGAATAATTTGGGAATCATAATTGCATCCGGACAAGGAGAGTTCGAAGATCCAAGTTCTTCAATCAGGTTATCTAATATTCTTAACTCAAAAAATATTCAGCATTGGTTGGATTTATGGGGATTTGACGTTAAACATGATTGGCCAACATGGCGAAACATGCTTCCTTATTTTTTAAGTAAATTTTAA
- the hisF gene encoding imidazole glycerol phosphate synthase subunit HisF — translation MLCKRIIPCLDIKDGIVVKGTNFVNLREAGSAVELAERYYEEGADELVFLDITATLERRKTLAELVEEVSKVIRIPFTVGGGISKIEDIEKLLNAGADKVSLNSSIVKNPNLISDASKSFGSQAIVAAIDSRTIGDIHKVYIKGGTEETELETISWCKKAEELGAGEILLTSMNKDGTKSGYDIELLKYLSENLTIPIIASGGAGTKEHFLEAFKYANVDACLAASLFHYKELEIIELKKYLFQNKVNVRL, via the coding sequence TTGCTTTGTAAAAGAATTATTCCTTGTTTAGATATAAAGGACGGAATTGTTGTTAAGGGAACAAACTTCGTAAACTTACGCGAAGCAGGTTCAGCAGTTGAACTTGCTGAAAGATATTATGAAGAAGGCGCGGATGAATTGGTATTTTTAGATATTACCGCAACTTTGGAACGAAGAAAAACATTAGCTGAATTGGTTGAAGAAGTATCAAAGGTAATTAGAATTCCATTTACGGTTGGCGGAGGAATTTCTAAAATTGAAGATATTGAAAAATTACTTAACGCCGGAGCTGATAAAGTTTCGTTAAATTCTTCAATTGTAAAAAATCCAAATTTAATTTCCGACGCTTCAAAAAGTTTTGGAAGTCAAGCTATAGTTGCGGCAATTGATTCAAGAACAATTGGAGATATTCACAAAGTTTACATTAAAGGCGGAACCGAAGAAACTGAATTAGAAACAATTTCTTGGTGTAAAAAAGCTGAAGAACTTGGAGCCGGAGAAATATTGCTTACATCAATGAATAAAGACGGCACAAAATCCGGTTATGATATTGAATTACTCAAGTATTTGTCGGAAAATTTAACTATCCCGATAATTGCGTCCGGCGGCGCGGGAACAAAAGAGCATTTTCTGGAAGCATTTAAATATGCAAATGTCGACGCTTGTCTTGCCGCAAGTTTGTTTCATTATAAGGAATTGGAAATTATTGAATTAAAAAAATATCTATTCCAAAACAAAGTCAATGTAAGACTGTAA
- a CDS encoding DUF2807 domain-containing protein has protein sequence MKIKILFTLIIISVSLAGCFTSSIKGSGNSVTEERKIDYVSKIEVNGNFNIEITSGEVSSLKIDAEDNIIPIIETKVEDEKLTIKLKEKITNLREINIKISVHDLVELDSEGKSYINVKGLNTDELELSGDGEGEISIEGKADYLKVTLEGDGKLLAKDLQTKSATVNIYGEAKAEINARKSLKAKVKGEGSIDYYGNPEDISIDTSKGGSVNKK, from the coding sequence ATGAAAATAAAAATACTTTTTACACTAATAATTATTTCTGTCAGTTTAGCTGGCTGCTTTACTTCAAGCATTAAAGGAAGCGGAAATTCTGTAACCGAGGAAAGAAAAATTGATTACGTTAGCAAAATTGAAGTTAACGGAAATTTTAATATCGAAATTACCAGCGGTGAAGTTTCATCATTAAAAATTGACGCGGAAGATAATATAATTCCAATAATTGAAACAAAAGTTGAAGATGAAAAATTAACTATTAAACTGAAAGAAAAAATTACCAATCTTCGCGAAATTAATATTAAAATTTCAGTACATGACCTTGTTGAATTAGATTCAGAAGGCAAAAGTTATATTAATGTTAAAGGATTAAACACAGATGAACTTGAACTTTCCGGCGATGGCGAAGGAGAAATTTCAATTGAAGGAAAAGCAGATTATTTAAAAGTTACTTTGGAAGGTGACGGTAAACTTTTAGCTAAAGATTTGCAGACCAAAAGTGCCACAGTAAATATTTACGGAGAAGCTAAAGCCGAAATAAACGCAAGAAAGTCACTGAAAGCAAAAGTAAAAGGTGAGGGCTCGATTGATTATTATGGAAACCCGGAAGATATTTCAATCGATACATCAAAAGGCGGTTCAGTAAACAAAAAGTAA
- the uvrB gene encoding excinuclease ABC subunit UvrB, translating into MNKFELVSSYKPSGDQPEAIKQLTEGIISGEKHQVLLGVTGSGKTYTISNVIANINRPTLIISHNKTLAAQLYSEFKSFFPNNAVEFFISYYDYYQPEAYVVKRDLYIEKDFSVNEEIDRLRLKATTSLIEGRNDVIIIASVSCIYGIGAPDQYAQQIVFLRKGETIERKKLLRSLIDIYYTRNDIEFTRGTFRARGDIVEIIPAYQYEEAIRIEFWDDEIEKISLIDAITGDFIKEVDSVPIYPAKYFVTTKSQVNSAILTIEDELKERLKYYWSEEKYLEAQRIEQRTRYDIEMMREIGYCAGIENYSRHMDGRPPGSRPSCLFDYFPKDYLLIIDESHVTIPQIRGMYLGDRSRKETLVEHGFRLPSALDNRPLKFEEYDKLTNQIVYISATPGDYELIKTGGAYVEQIIRPTGLLDPEIEIRPIKGQIDDLIGEIRSRSKSGERVLVTTLTKKMAEDLTDYLDKINIKVRYIHSDIDALERVEIIRDLRIGDFDVLVGVNLLREGLDLPEVSLVAIIDADKEGFLRSERSLMQTAGRTARNVNGKVIMYADVITNSMAKTINETNRRRKLQLEYNKENNITPKTIYKSREEILNSTSIAELRKKDNDKDAVFTKVAEPVLRYMTNEQKEDLISQLEEEMINAAKDLEFEKAASLRDEIEKLRKMIK; encoded by the coding sequence ATGAATAAATTTGAATTAGTATCTTCTTATAAACCATCTGGTGATCAGCCGGAAGCAATAAAGCAGTTGACCGAAGGAATTATTTCCGGAGAAAAACATCAAGTATTGCTTGGTGTTACCGGAAGTGGAAAAACTTACACAATTTCAAATGTTATTGCTAATATTAACAGACCGACATTAATTATTTCACACAATAAAACATTAGCCGCACAGTTATATTCCGAATTTAAGTCGTTCTTTCCCAACAATGCGGTTGAATTTTTTATTAGTTATTATGATTATTATCAGCCGGAAGCTTATGTAGTTAAACGCGATTTATATATTGAAAAGGATTTTTCCGTCAACGAAGAAATCGATCGTTTAAGATTGAAAGCCACAACTTCATTAATAGAAGGCAGAAATGATGTAATAATCATTGCAAGTGTAAGCTGCATTTATGGTATTGGCGCGCCTGACCAATATGCACAGCAAATTGTATTTTTGCGAAAAGGCGAAACAATTGAACGTAAGAAACTTTTACGCTCACTCATTGATATTTATTACACTAGAAATGATATAGAATTTACAAGAGGTACTTTTAGAGCAAGAGGAGATATTGTTGAAATTATACCTGCCTACCAATATGAAGAAGCAATAAGGATAGAATTTTGGGATGATGAAATTGAAAAGATTTCTTTGATTGACGCGATTACAGGTGATTTTATCAAAGAAGTTGATTCTGTTCCAATATATCCTGCTAAATACTTTGTCACCACAAAAAGTCAAGTTAACAGTGCAATTCTAACAATTGAAGATGAACTTAAAGAAAGACTAAAGTACTATTGGTCTGAAGAAAAATATCTTGAAGCTCAAAGAATTGAACAGCGAACACGTTATGATATTGAAATGATGAGAGAAATAGGATATTGTGCCGGAATTGAAAATTATTCGCGCCACATGGATGGAAGACCTCCGGGTTCACGACCGTCTTGTTTGTTTGATTATTTTCCCAAAGATTATCTCTTAATCATTGATGAATCTCACGTTACAATTCCTCAAATTAGGGGCATGTATTTGGGCGATAGATCAAGAAAAGAAACATTGGTTGAACATGGTTTCAGGCTCCCATCGGCATTGGACAACCGCCCTTTAAAATTTGAAGAATACGACAAACTGACCAATCAAATTGTTTATATAAGCGCAACGCCCGGAGATTATGAATTAATAAAAACCGGAGGGGCTTACGTTGAACAAATTATTCGACCAACAGGTTTGTTAGATCCCGAAATTGAAATTCGTCCAATAAAAGGTCAAATTGATGATCTAATTGGAGAGATTCGCTCAAGATCAAAGTCCGGTGAACGAGTGTTAGTTACAACACTTACAAAAAAAATGGCTGAAGATTTAACAGATTATTTGGATAAAATTAATATAAAAGTCCGTTATATTCACAGCGATATTGATGCTTTGGAAAGAGTAGAGATTATCAGAGATTTGAGAATAGGAGATTTTGACGTTTTAGTAGGTGTAAATTTACTTAGAGAAGGTTTGGATCTTCCCGAAGTTTCACTTGTTGCAATTATTGATGCCGATAAAGAAGGATTCTTAAGAAGTGAGCGCTCGTTAATGCAAACTGCCGGCAGAACTGCGAGAAATGTTAACGGAAAAGTAATTATGTATGCCGACGTTATAACTAACTCAATGGCAAAAACAATTAATGAGACAAACAGAAGAAGAAAACTTCAGCTTGAGTATAACAAAGAAAATAACATTACTCCCAAAACAATTTATAAAAGTCGTGAGGAAATTCTAAATTCAACCTCAATAGCGGAATTACGTAAAAAAGATAATGATAAAGACGCCGTTTTTACAAAAGTCGCCGAACCAGTTTTACGATACATGACCAATGAACAAAAAGAGGATTTGATTTCTCAACTTGAAGAGGAAATGATAAATGCGGCAAAAGATTTAGAATTTGAAAAAGCTGCTTCTTTGAGAGATGAAATTGAGAAATTAAGAAAAATGATAAAATAG
- a CDS encoding bifunctional phosphoribosyl-AMP cyclohydrolase/phosphoribosyl-ATP diphosphatase HisIE, whose translation MIDIEKIDFEKQNGLVPAIIIDITTDQVLMLGYMNKESLTHTIEKQKVVFFSRTKNRLWLKGETSGNYLNLVSINSDCDNDTLLIYAKPEGPTCHTGSYSCFSNVDKNNVQFLSYLFELIKDRKVKMPENSYTTKLFQKGSNRIIQKVGEEAIETVIAAKNNDKAELINEVSDLFFHLFVMLADQKVEFSEIISNLQNRHSNRK comes from the coding sequence ATGATAGACATTGAAAAAATTGATTTTGAAAAGCAAAACGGATTAGTTCCTGCGATTATTATTGATATAACTACCGATCAAGTTTTAATGCTGGGATATATGAATAAGGAATCATTGACCCATACAATTGAAAAGCAAAAAGTTGTTTTCTTCAGCAGAACAAAAAATAGGCTTTGGCTTAAGGGTGAAACTTCCGGAAATTACTTAAACTTAGTTTCTATAAATTCCGATTGCGATAATGATACATTGCTGATTTACGCAAAACCTGAAGGACCTACTTGCCACACCGGATCGTATTCATGTTTTTCCAATGTAGATAAAAATAACGTTCAATTTTTAAGTTACTTATTTGAGCTTATCAAAGATCGAAAAGTAAAAATGCCGGAAAATTCATATACAACAAAGTTATTTCAGAAAGGCTCAAACAGAATAATTCAGAAAGTTGGTGAAGAAGCAATTGAAACGGTTATTGCGGCAAAGAATAATGACAAAGCGGAATTAATTAACGAAGTTTCAGATTTATTTTTTCATTTGTTTGTAATGCTGGCCGATCAAAAAGTTGAATTTTCGGAAATTATTTCTAATCTTCAAAATCGTCATTCCAATAGAAAATAA
- the hisH gene encoding imidazole glycerol phosphate synthase subunit HisH, with translation MIALIDYGAGNLKSVANALDDLKTEYKITNKSNEINAADKIIFPGVGEAASAMNKLNEMNIVETIKSTNKPLLGICLGMQLMATFSEERNTKCLDIVKLVVKQFDSSKVKVPHMGWNMVEYKTTNKLFTDVKSGENFYFANSYFVPISEYTIASTNYDIIFSSAINKHNFYGVQFHPEKSGKVGLQVLKNFVELC, from the coding sequence ATGATAGCATTAATTGATTATGGCGCCGGTAATTTAAAATCCGTCGCAAATGCATTGGATGATCTTAAAACGGAATATAAAATCACAAATAAAAGTAATGAAATAAATGCTGCGGATAAAATTATTTTTCCCGGCGTTGGCGAAGCTGCTTCTGCAATGAATAAATTAAATGAAATGAATATTGTAGAAACAATTAAATCAACAAACAAACCGCTTTTGGGAATTTGTCTTGGAATGCAATTAATGGCTACTTTTTCAGAAGAACGAAACACAAAATGTTTGGATATTGTTAAATTAGTTGTTAAGCAATTTGATTCCTCAAAAGTAAAAGTTCCTCATATGGGTTGGAACATGGTTGAATATAAAACTACAAATAAACTTTTTACAGATGTTAAAAGCGGCGAAAATTTTTATTTTGCCAATTCGTATTTTGTACCAATTTCAGAATATACAATAGCTTCCACTAATTATGATATAATTTTTAGTTCGGCAATTAATAAACATAATTTTTACGGTGTTCAATTTCATCCCGAAAAATCCGGGAAAGTCGGACTTCAAGTTCTAAAAAATTTTGTTGAATTATGCTGA
- the hisC gene encoding histidinol-phosphate transaminase → MIEKLVRKNILKLKPYTSARDSFLEGILLDANENSLGSVIKDDYNLQLNRYPDPAQNKLREKLSKYLNVSPDKLFFGVGSDEIIDLLIRIFCEPKKDSVIIPEPTYGMYQVACDINEVETITVPLNKNFQVDVNSTLSAVKKNTKMIFLCSPNNPTANSLSKKNVIQILNNFNGIVVIDEAYIDFNETKSFLKELKKYPNLVITRTFSKAWGLAGIRCGYSIADVFITKLLFKIKAPYNLNKLTANAILNSLQNVKRKTQFVEKLNSEKEKIVSELKSIKQIQKIYPSDANFILFKIKNATDIYNKLAAKGVIIRNRSNQLNLDDCLRVSIGTPKENKTFIKKLKEIL, encoded by the coding sequence ATGATTGAAAAATTAGTTAGAAAAAATATTCTTAAATTAAAACCATATACTTCAGCGAGAGATTCTTTCTTAGAAGGAATATTACTCGACGCAAATGAAAATAGTTTGGGCAGTGTAATAAAAGATGATTACAATCTACAATTAAATCGTTATCCGGATCCGGCGCAAAATAAGTTAAGGGAAAAATTATCAAAATATTTAAATGTATCGCCGGATAAGTTATTTTTTGGCGTTGGTTCCGATGAAATTATTGATTTGTTAATACGAATTTTTTGTGAACCTAAAAAAGATTCAGTTATAATTCCTGAACCGACATACGGAATGTATCAAGTTGCTTGTGATATTAATGAGGTTGAAACAATTACTGTTCCGCTTAACAAAAATTTTCAAGTTGATGTTAATTCTACATTATCGGCGGTTAAAAAAAATACAAAAATGATTTTTTTATGTTCGCCTAATAACCCAACGGCAAATTCTCTAAGTAAAAAAAATGTAATTCAAATATTAAATAACTTTAATGGAATTGTTGTTATAGACGAAGCTTATATTGATTTTAACGAAACGAAATCATTTTTAAAGGAACTGAAGAAATATCCGAATTTAGTAATTACCCGAACATTCAGTAAAGCTTGGGGTTTGGCGGGAATTAGATGCGGATATTCAATAGCCGATGTGTTTATAACAAAATTATTATTTAAAATTAAAGCCCCTTACAATCTAAATAAATTAACCGCAAATGCTATTCTAAATTCATTGCAAAATGTAAAACGAAAAACCCAATTTGTTGAAAAACTTAATTCGGAAAAAGAAAAAATCGTAAGTGAATTAAAAAGTATTAAACAAATTCAAAAAATATACCCGAGCGACGCAAACTTTATTTTGTTCAAAATTAAAAATGCGACGGATATTTATAATAAGTTAGCTGCAAAAGGTGTAATTATAAGAAATAGAAGCAACCAATTAAATTTAGATGATTGTCTTCGCGTATCAATTGGAACTCCAAAAGAAAATAAAACATTTATTAAAAAGCTTAAAGAAATATTATGA
- a CDS encoding ATP phosphoribosyltransferase, which translates to MAENLKLAVQKKGRLHEKSMQLLKSCGIDIENFQDRLFVTASNFNLDILFLRDDDIPEYVQDNVAHVGIVGENVLLEKGLNVELVKKLGFGKCTLSMGIPEKLDLKSTSELENKTIATSYPNILNNYLKENKISAKVIQISGSVEIAPTLGVADYICDLVSTGNTLKLNKLKKSFKVLDSQAVLIKSKKLENDIEINNIFNKLLVRIESSLNARNSKYIMMNVPKDSLNKIIQIIPSLKSPTILPLSDEGLYAVHAVIKEDKFWEINEQLKDAGASGIL; encoded by the coding sequence ATGGCGGAAAATTTAAAATTAGCTGTTCAAAAAAAAGGCAGACTACATGAAAAATCAATGCAGCTTTTAAAAAGCTGCGGCATTGATATTGAAAATTTTCAAGACAGATTATTTGTAACCGCTTCAAATTTTAACTTGGATATTCTTTTTCTAAGAGATGATGATATTCCGGAATATGTTCAAGATAATGTCGCTCACGTGGGAATTGTCGGGGAAAATGTTTTGCTTGAAAAAGGGTTAAATGTAGAACTTGTAAAAAAACTCGGCTTTGGTAAATGTACTTTGTCAATGGGAATACCGGAAAAATTAGACTTAAAAAGTACATCTGAACTTGAAAATAAAACAATAGCAACCTCATATCCCAATATTTTGAATAATTACCTTAAAGAAAATAAAATTAGCGCAAAAGTTATTCAAATCAGCGGCTCAGTTGAAATTGCTCCTACGCTTGGAGTTGCGGATTATATTTGCGATTTGGTTTCAACCGGCAATACATTGAAGTTGAACAAATTAAAAAAATCCTTCAAAGTTTTGGATTCTCAAGCCGTTTTAATCAAAAGTAAAAAATTAGAAAACGATATAGAAATCAATAATATTTTTAACAAACTTCTTGTAAGAATTGAATCGTCGCTGAACGCGAGAAATTCAAAATATATAATGATGAATGTGCCTAAAGATTCTTTGAATAAAATAATTCAAATAATTCCTTCGTTAAAAAGCCCGACAATTTTACCGCTTTCGGATGAAGGACTTTATGCTGTACATGCTGTAATAAAGGAAGATAAGTTTTGGGAAATTAACGAACAATTAAAAGATGCCGGAGCTTCCGGAATTTTATAA
- the hisB gene encoding imidazoleglycerol-phosphate dehydratase HisB → MNGNELKRKAESIRSTKETKIKISVNLDGSGESNINTGIGFFDHMLEQIAKHANVDLDIHVDGDLHVDEHHTVEDVGITLGEVLLKALGDKKGIQRYGFYVPMDESIALCVIDLGGRFYLKFKAKFERELVGEFPTELTEEFFRGLASGLKANIFIKVKGQNDHHKIEAIFKSFAKALNEACRLDERNKGRIPSTKGII, encoded by the coding sequence ATGAACGGAAATGAACTTAAACGCAAAGCTGAATCGATTAGATCAACAAAGGAAACTAAAATAAAAATATCTGTAAATTTAGACGGAAGCGGTGAATCCAACATCAATACCGGAATAGGATTTTTTGATCATATGCTTGAGCAAATAGCCAAACACGCGAACGTTGATTTGGATATTCACGTTGACGGCGATTTGCATGTAGATGAACATCATACGGTTGAAGATGTCGGAATTACTTTAGGTGAGGTTTTGTTAAAAGCATTAGGTGATAAAAAAGGAATTCAGCGATATGGATTTTATGTCCCAATGGATGAATCGATTGCGTTATGCGTTATCGATTTAGGCGGGAGATTTTATTTGAAATTTAAAGCTAAATTTGAAAGAGAATTGGTTGGAGAATTTCCCACGGAATTAACAGAAGAATTTTTCAGGGGGTTGGCAAGCGGATTAAAAGCAAATATTTTTATTAAAGTGAAAGGGCAAAACGATCATCATAAAATTGAAGCGATTTTTAAATCATTTGCCAAAGCACTAAATGAAGCATGCAGACTTGATGAAAGAAACAAAGGAAGAATTCCTTCAACAAAAGGTATTATATGA